The sequence below is a genomic window from Zavarzinia compransoris.
TCGCCGCCCTGCCGCGCCGGGGGCTGGAGGCGGCCGCCCGCGCCGCGCGCTATGACCTGATGGCCGGCTGGTGCCGGGCGCGGGGCATCGCCTGTCTCGCCACCGGCCATACCGCCGACGATCAGGCCGAAACCCTGCTGCTGCGCCTGCAACGGGGCAGCGGCCTGGACGGGCTCGCCGCCATGGCGCCGGACAGCCGGCGCCTGGGGCTGCGGCTGCTGCGCCCGCTGCTCGGCCTCGACCGGGCGGGGGCGCGGGCCCTGGTCCTGGCCGCCGGCCTGCCGGTGATCGACGATCCGATGAACGAGGACGAGCGTTTCGCCCGCGTGGCCGTGCGCCGGGCGATCGCGGCACTCGGCCTCGATGCGCCGGGGCTCGCCGCCACCGCCGCCCGCCTGGACCGCGACCGCCGGGCGATCGCCGCCGCGGTCGCCGAGCTTGCGGGCGCCGCCGTCGCCCTGTCGCCCTGGGGCACGGCGCGGCTGGCCCGGCCGGCCTTGCGCGGGCGGCCGGCGCCCTTCGTCGAACGCCTGCTGGCCGGCCTCGTCCGCGCCGTCGGCGGCGAGGATCATCCGCCCCGCCGCGACCGGCTGGACCGGCTGGCGGCGCTGCTGGCGGGCGAGGGGCGGTTTCCGGGCGCCACCCTGGGCGGCTGCCGCTTCCTGGCCGGC
It includes:
- the tilS gene encoding tRNA lysidine(34) synthetase TilS is translated as MAPAPDDVRARGCAALAALAPGNDLALAVSGGADSLALLLIAEDWARAAPGRRLHVLTVDHGFRPEAAAEAAGVAALAHARGHAAAVLSPVAALPRRGLEAAARAARYDLMAGWCRARGIACLATGHTADDQAETLLLRLQRGSGLDGLAAMAPDSRRLGLRLLRPLLGLDRAGARALVLAAGLPVIDDPMNEDERFARVAVRRAIAALGLDAPGLAATAARLDRDRRAIAAAVAELAGAAVALSPWGTARLARPALRGRPAPFVERLLAGLVRAVGGEDHPPRRDRLDRLAALLAGEGRFPGATLGGCRFLAGEEAVAVLREARHLGPDLVLRAGESGVWDRRFEATAGPEAVTIAALGTCKPAGLPSLSLAERRVLPAVFRDGALIAVPALHFGTPLAAELRYCGANVLVPDGWQGVVYRQRHTI